Sequence from the Seriola aureovittata isolate HTS-2021-v1 ecotype China chromosome 6, ASM2101889v1, whole genome shotgun sequence genome:
GGGAAGAGACGTGGGCAAAATACTCTTAACTCATCCActctttttccagagctttttaCCTAATTTCATGGTCTTCTGTGAAATGCAGTTATCTTAGCCTTATAGGTTGATAACCAAGCAATACATAGAGTTGAAATTGATTTCCATAGCAGTATGATATCACACCTGCATTAAAATATCTGTGGGATGTGTCACATTTAGAAAACTGAGTTCTTAACCATAGTGTGTTATTGACTGTCAGAGTAACAACAGACTGTACTGTAACAGTCTGCCTTTGTGTTTACAATGAATtcttacaaaacaaaagaaaaaagaataatctTTTGCATTCATTCGTCCATTGATAACATCTGAACTTCTAAACCAGTATGTGGATTACATTGTGTCTGTTGGACGGAAAAGCTTTAGTCCTCTTGAGGCATCAGTAAGAGAGTTTGTATAAGAGCATAATAAGAGTCACtttgaaaataacaacaacGCCAGTGGATTTCTGAGAAATGTGCATTATTTCCTGGTAGTGTTTATTAGTGTCAGTTTGGCAAGGCTCtgataaatcaaataaaacaatatctaTAGAACCACGATGTAATTCTAAACAACATTGTAGTGTAGTAGTAACAAAGTTATTAACGTCATTTTAAATAACACTCGACAATACACAGTCTgaagtggcaaaaaaaatctgtaaaacaatAGTGAAAGAGGAATGCATTATGTACATTACATGATAATGTGATACATGATACAAGATCAGTCATGTAGCTAACTGTTAACATCACTACTATAGTGTACTCATGTATCACTGTCTGTAAAACAGTAGCTTACTGGGACAACCATACAAATGCATGAAGACAAATGGGAGAGCAGCAGTTAATCTACAAAAGAAGTGTAGTGTTCTCTGTAGCTGCAACTGTAAACTAATCTTCAAGTATCAAGTTACAGTGACTGAGGTCATTATAttacttttatatatttcttataATACAACaagtctttaaataaataaacaagtgcAGGACTTTGTGCTTGACAACCAGATAGAAATATACACAattccataaaaaaaatcaattttgcaCTCATGCACTAGTGTCGTATTATAAAtagaataacaaataaatataaaaaataaataaataaataaagacatataTCTACAtaaagacatatatatatatatatatatatatatatatatatatatatatatatatatatatatatatattaaaaaataaccaaatgaaatacaaaattagAGCTCAGTAGTCctttctttcaaaatgactgTAGGGTTTATGTCACTGCCGCCTGAGTGGGACGTGCTCGAGTTGATGATCATGGATCCCGTCTCTTTGATGTTGGGCACGTGAAAGGATGCCACGGGACATGGACCCCGCACATTATTGCAGACGAGCGTCTGCAGGGAGGCAGTGTTGATGATGTCAAAGCCCGCGTTGCCTCCGAAGGTGCTGGGCTTCCAGTACTCCGGGGAGCAGATGGGGTTTCCCATTAAGCCCTTGAGGGAGAAAGGGGCTCCCATCTCCACCATGGTCTCCCCAAAGATGGCATTAGCCCTGGGTTTTTCCACCAGCAGGCCTGGGTAGAGCTCCACAGCGTCGACATGTCCGTACATCTCCTCCAGCAGTGCGgccatttctttctctcctgaGTAACACAAATGAGGAAAATTGTTTACTCAGTCTGGCCGCTTTCACTGGTTCAGCAGCTGCAAAGCTCGTAGCTAGTCTAAATATCAGGGTCTGTGTTTTGACTCAAATGATTCAAATCCAGCATTTCAGATAAAAATTCTCACCCCACTTGCTCTTGCTGCTTTTTCCTCATCTGTCTCACACTAACATTATTACTCATATATCACAGATAGTTTTCAATCAACATTAAATCCTCTGCATAATTTAAATCTTCTCCTCTGAAGTAGGAGGCCTCTTGTCTGTTTATGTCTTACTCTCTGTGATGACAATCTGCTTACACTATCCCAAGATGAAATGAACATCTGGCTCTTAAGAGTAACGGAAATAAATTCCTAACCTCAAAAGCTGGTGGAGACTCAAAGTCAGACCAAACTATTTCCTTCATAATATGTTACCTATGACATAAGGTTTGATCTTATGACCTGTTGCGATAGGGTTTGTTTTTCGAGCCCAATTTTCATTCCTATGATCAGTTCATGACAATGCTATTAATAATGCAGCACTGATTTGGCCTTTGAGGTGATATTTCCTTTCACTTCATGTCAATAATAACCTCTTCACTAATCCTCTGACGTTTTCCGTTCCACCTACAAGTATTTAGGTTTTGTGTGTGATCTTGACTTTGTCTCACCTGTCATGTCTTCAAAAGAGCTGTAGGGCTTCATGTTGAACCGTTTCCTGTAGGCATTCAGAGACTGGTAACGCatttgtctgctgttttctaTGGACTTAATGGCCACGTACATGATAGGTCCAGGGACATTACGGCCACCAGCAACCTAAAGTATGAATGAAAAGTTAGTTATACAGCCTTAAAGCAACAGCAATGTTACAATCTCAAATGAAATGCCGCCAGAAGACAATAAGAATTCTTACCCGTCCAGCAATCTGGTTGGTAAATGACTCCACCAGGTTGCCGATGCCATGCTCAGTCACTACAGAGGTGTTGAAGACAAACTGTTTGTAGTTGTAATCTTTCTCCTCAATGTGGAAAGTATCGGGCATCAGCGGGTGCCAGTGGTACAGGGTGTTGAATTCTGAAGCAATACGGTTCTGGTACTGGAAACGCTGGTTGAAGAGCAGCTCAGGGTCAAACTTGAGCTTGAAGTGATAGCCACTCAGGTGCTGCACGTAGTCCTCGATCACAATCTTGATGGTCTCACCTACAGGAcagatgattaaatattttatatcatgcaGATACTATAGATGTTTGAAGTCCCCCTccactcaaaaatgtgtttcgCTCATTGTTGGACATTTGAGTGTCACTGTCCAGAACAATGTTCGgagcagagtttgacactagaCAATCAAAAACCGTTCCCACTTTCTAGTGTTGAAAATAAATTCTCACAATTTTCTGTAAATTCTGTTCCtgaaatgctccactgtgtgcAACACTCACCGAAATAAAAAGTACACTATTTGAAACTCCCATGGTAACTACATTAATATCATCTTagtgttttgattttacttCCCCAGCTACTGTACAgcgaaagttttttttttttttttttttttttaatttgttcagaTGTCATAAAAATCTTTCTTGAACTTACCAATCAGGATGAGCCGTGTGGTCTGGAAGAGTCTTTCGTCATCCCAGTCGGGGTGTACCTCCTTCAACACATCACACACCCGGTTGTGTTCCCGCAGCCAAATGGTGGCGTACATCATCAGACCAGGGACCAGGCCGAATGCCTCGTGGCCCACAGCGAAGCGGTGAGAGTCAGGGACATGAGGAGGGTAGTGCATGTCGACACCTACTTCCTTTACTGTTGGGGGGTACATCTCTCCATCCAGGATCTGCAGAGGTACGCAAGagaagaaatcatttttaagCAACTTTTGTGGTCTGAAACATGTGGCTGCCTGAGCTACTACATCTGTCTCTTCTCATACCTGATGTTTAAGCTTGCCGTCCTTGAAGAGTCTGAGCTTGTGTTGCCTCTCCAGGTTGTCTCCATAAATGTGGTTGAGATCCACCTAAAAGCAAAATACAGCAATGTTaatacatgtttaaaaactcGTTCATTCTGAAATGTGGTTTCTTTTTCCAGACTGAAATCTGATGTAGTCTGAAATCTGCTCGACTTACCCCATGACCTTTGGCCAGGGTAAAAGCAGGTCCTTTCTTCATATCAGATTTGAAGAACTGGTGCGTGAAATGCTGCGCGAAGAACGCAAACATCAGACTGGTGCCCTGAGGGTCCGGGATGAACTGCCTCCTCATCAGGAGCTTCTCAGCCAAAAGTTTTGCATCAGGTAGCTCCTTTTTACCTGGAGAAACAATTAAGAACATTCCAGTAAACATCAACACTGtaatacaaataatataaatataaataataaaacacattgcTCTAACTGAGGTGTGATGGTTTACTTTAAGGGAAAACTGCAACAATTGAGgtttactttatattttcagtgtGAATAGTGCAAAAGGTAGTTTCATGTCTTTAGTTTTGGCTTGCTGGGGCAGGTTAAGCTGTGTTCCCTCAGCATATTTCCACTCCGTCAATCCAGCAGAGGGAatcatttcagtgtgtgcatTTTCCCGTGATGTAATGGACGCTCTTGCTCAGTATTCAAAAATCTGAGAAAACTGGTTCtccagacacagagagagtgtACTCACCTACTACTCCCATGGGGGTTGGGCAATCCTCTGGCACAGGGGGGAGGGTGCGCGTATAATAAGAAAGGTTGGAATAAGCTTCCCAGTTTTTGTAAGCATAATCTGCATTGTAGGTTGGAGGACTATCAATCATGTGGGATCGGGCTacggaggggaaaaaaaaagcatttcattattattataaacactGCATCTGATTCTCTACAACTTGCTTTACAAATTATTTAATGTCTTATGAAGCAGGTTCCAATCCATCTCATTTTGCCTTCAGCTAGAGACACTTACATGTCAGCACATATCTCATGATGGCATCCCGGAGAAATGagatgttgttgatgatgttccAGAAACCCTTGAAGTGGGTGAGCAGGTAGTGGATGGTGTTCGGCGATGGCTTCAGGGACATTTTGATCCAGGTGAGGAACTCAGCTGTAAAGGCCAAGAGAGTAATTAAGTAAATCAATTGAACAAATCACCAAAACAAATATGTGATATAATATGTTGTTCTATTTAGACTTACGTGTTGTGCAGTTTTGTCCATGATATCCTGTGCGTGTGCAGTCACACTCATAATTATCTGTTCCCAGTGCTGTGCAAACACCTCTGTTCTGGCATGGCTCTGAGCAACATGGGTTACCTGTAACAGATAATGTTAAAGAATGATAAAGAATTCCCTTCAGATGAGAACAAAAATGTGTgagaaaagttacaaaaatatctttaaaatttcaaaaatactaCTTTATTAGACCATAATATAATTCAAATATGAGCTGAGGTTCAtggtagtttttatttttaccttttagTGTTATAGACTGTTATAGTCTTATACATATCaacatattgtttattttataataactGCAATGACTTCTGAAATAATACAAcaattctaattttttttttaacacattcaaGCAGAACTTTTAAGATTCCCAGCCCCTGCTTAAACTGTTGAATatcatcctgtttttcttttactcaccTCCTTCGCACACAAGAAACCCCAGGGCCAACAGGAAAACTGCAAATGTGAGTCTGTTCATACTCCAAGGACTTTGTCGGggtttcttctctttccttccttttctctcgCCTCTCTTACGCAGTGTTTTCCGCTCTGGAGCTGCGAGTTTAGATGTCTGGAAATCATCGCCACGCCTTTTATAAGCAATGGATGACGTCAGAAACATTTAATGAACACGTGACCATATGACCAGGAATAAGTAGTACTAAATTaaggaatattttttatttcgcAAACTATATTTTTTGCTTTCGATGATGACAGCCGATGATTGGATTCTGGGTAAATTGTTTTATACGGTTGCTGGCAATCTGACAATCTTGACCCTTTCCTGGTTCCCTTTCCCTCTTTTTATCAATAGAATTCTTCCATTAACAGTCTGAAAAGTTCCCACTTTGATATGTGAAGCTGTAATTCGTAAGATGTATTTCTTTTCCATGCAAACAGGAAACTATTGTGTAGTAAGTATGTgacatttaatatatttttttacgttttaatAAATGGCTATACACacatatgaataaaacatgtaaaatgcCCTGAATGTCTTGTGtatacactcacactcacacacacacacatataatatatttaacCAAAGAGATCTGCAGACTAGAAAATCTTAGCAAAAGAAGCAGTCTAATGTAAaccatgaaaaagaaaaaagaatgcaTTTGACCTGATTTATTCATAAGAAAATACCTCCTGGTGTATTTCTAATAGGCTCATAAAATGCAtcatattaaaaatcaaaatagtGCGTAAACgaatcattatttcattaaaataacagAGCTTTTCTGGACATTTGATGGCAGTATTGTATGGAGAAAAAGACGTTTTGTAAAGTTGGAAAATTTTAATAATCCGTGTCAGAGAATGTCTCAGCGCCCTCGTGTGGACCCCTTTGCGCAATGGTGCGCATTCGGAGGTGGACAGTTGTGAGATTCAGCTGCGTCAAAATTAACTCACGTacggagttttttttttaactctttcttggctgtccatttttttttttccagctaaTACTGTAAACAGTGAGTTATTATGTCGTCTCCGTGAgtttagtgtttgtttgatCCCCCCCTCGAACTTCAAGTCTGATTCTCCTGTCCTGACTGCCGGGTACTCTGCTTGCGAGAAGCACCTCCTCCATCTCTACTCCTGTTCTGGTGAAGCGATACTGTCGACCAGCATGACACATTTGTCAGGATTTGTCAGTTGATAGCTTGCTACGGGTAAGGTatgtttccattgttttgtctttataaagtagtgtgttgtgttttttttagtaaaGAAGATTGGACAGAAATTTGGAGAGGAAAGTCGGTGCAAATAATTGTGGTGTTTTAACCAGCGTCTTCTTGAGCGTTCATTTTCCGCAACAGGATGAGGAAATTGAAAACACGCTAGTACTAAAACTTATAGATAAATACCAGTATAGGCACATTAAGGGCTGAATAGGGCAGATCAGTGTGAACGAAAGCGATGAGTTGCCTTAAAGAGAGTGTTTATCCTCTTAAATCTTTAGTTTACAGCGTTTGTTGTTGTGCTAtatgtcatgttttatatttacatcatTGCAAAATGAATAGCTAGCATTATCAGCTCTCTTTTCTTACACAACCTGAAGCAGTAATATTAACTGTCACTGCATGTTTCACACTCATACTGAACCATCAGGCCCTGTCAGATCTGACCTAATTCTACCTAGCTTAAAGAATCATGCAAAACCTGTTTATAGTGGCGTAATAACAAGTTTTGTGTGAAGCATGTAATCCAGATAAGAGTCAGACTGCAATGACTTTTAACTGGAATATTTATTTTGGGTAATGCACTATGATTCATAGAAGTAGCCTAATCTTGTGAGATTTCTTTACTTCCGACCTTTACCTTGTATGTCTCAGGTGGAGGTACACCAGTAGGAGATTTACTGTATGCCTTTAAAACCCATAATTACTGAAGCTGTTTTGCATCATGGCTGGTTGTTGTGTGCCTCTTTCACATCTTGTGTTCTCATATGAAAatttagtgctgtgaaagtctCTGGGTtgtgctggcacacacacaggactcaGCAGCCTGCATGCACTCATTGTACAATGAAAAACAAGGGCAGAGCGAGCTGGCACTTTGAAAAGTTGGACCACTGTTGCAAACTACGTGACCAGCgctgtgaacacacagacactacgTGCTCTCAGTCCCCTCAGTAATGATACGCTTTGGTGAACAGCTGAGAAAAGGCTCACTGACCTTGATATGCTATCACcagcacagcacaacacacacacacacacacgcacagtccctctctctctctctcactcacacacacacacacacacacacacacacacacacacacacccgcaccaTATTCAAATTTCTTTTCAGCAATCAGTAAATGCACACCCAGCTATTTTACTGTTCCATATGTTATACACCATCTTTGTTCAATCATATCAACATCAAAGATACAGGCAGGTGACATATTAATGACACAATTAACCAATTAACATCCAATCATGGAGGCCCAGTTGATTATGATTTTGTATCAAAATggcaaggggaaaaaaatgttaagtgactttgaaagagggcTCATTGTCGGGGCGCAAATGGCAGGAGCTTGTACCCTTAGAGGGAGTAGAGGGAGGGGGTCGCTGTAAATCAGTGCAAAGTTGGTCTAAGTGATCACCTGTATCCTATGACAAAACCTTTATATCCTGCTGGGTGTAGTCTCATCTAGGGTGACGATGTTCCCATCCAAAGAGCACTaagggtcactgaatggtttgatgagtataaATGTGATGTGAATTTTATACTGTGGCCTTcgcagtcaccagatctcaacccagttgaacacctatgggagattttgggcagtgctctccaccaccaccatcaaaaccctaaatgagggaatatcttttggaagaatgatgtccatccctccagtagagttcagagacatGCAGAGTCAGTGCCAAGGAGCAGTGAAGTTGTCCTGGTGGCCCAACAGCTTATTAAGACACTTTATGATGGTTTTTCCTTTAGTTTGTCACATGTCAGTACATCTCTTTTTTACTGgcactttttcctctctgtctctatacATGCATGTGAGGTACTTGCACTCAAAAACATGCATGAAGCCTTCCTACTGGCCCAGGCGTCCTATCATCTGTATAAGGCTCAGCACACTTCCTCTTCCGCCACTGATATTTCTATTGCAGCTATGGCTCTTGTTTTTAGGAGAATATCTTTTTCCAAGAGGTTTCAGTAATATGCCTGGTTGTTAATGTCGTGGTAGCTCTGGTCAAAAGTGGATAATTGCGCTTTCACATGTTGACTGACAGTCACCTTGCTGATGTAATCATCGGAAAccctgggggaaaaaaactcagGTTTTTTAATTTCAGAGCATCACACATTTAATAAGAgtgttttttcatgtaaatgtcTGTTTCTTAAAGCAACAATGCTGCATTTGCGCTGATACTCaacttctttgttttctcttccaggCTCTGAATGCTTCAGTTGATGACTGAGATGTTCTCTTGAGTTAAATTTAACTTTCCTGAGAAATTGCTCACCTGACAACACATCATGGCTTCCAATATAATTGTGAGTATTGACATAGTTATTATTtcctgtacatacagtatgtaaaactGAGCAAACAGAATTGGAGCGATTCCAGTGGTTTCACAGCACAAATCATTCCAAAGCAGGCCttatattcttgtttttttaataataattataatgttgAATGACTTTTAGTCTAATTGCTCCAAAGCAAAAACTTTCTTTGCCAATATTgcaacaaacatttcaacagcaATGCCATGTTTGTTATCACTGCAGCGAGTGATAAGGTCAAATGAGGATTGTTTGAGACAGCAAAGATGAACATTAGATAAAATGTATGCTATCTGCATTCACAGCTGTCAAGAGCTATTTCTTATCTGTTAAAAGTCTCATAACACTTTCTGTTTGAAATACTTATGTATGGTTAGTTGAAACTGAATTCTCTCACCTAATTAACTTAGGGTGTTTAAAATAGCATCATCAACAAGCAGTCTATTAAGGTTACTTGTGTCCCTCATGAATGCTCACACCTTAAAACCACAATGAACATTCATAGATGTTGAGATTTGTTAAGAGAGGCTGACACAAgcagcaaaaatgcaaaacagcttCTGTTCTTCTTAATCCAACATGTGGGTTCTGTGATGGACATCAATGGAGGACAAAGGGAAAACTGTTTAGAAATCATTGGCCTCTGAAGATGCTTGTGTTTCAGCTTACATAAGGCACATTTTTCAAGAGTGCACAAACTTACCTGTATACTAGCATGTTTGGTAACACTTCTGCAACGCAAAATAAATTAGACTACCActacttttctattttttgtaAAGGCTGATTACGTAGGGAGCATAGTAAAAATGGTGTTAATAACTTATGGATCCTATGAAGTAATTAACATATTTCAGAGTTACAATATACTACCAACACTGCAGGGGTACAATAAGGTAAGGGAAGGGCTTGGGGAAAATATCTAGGGAAAACTCAAATGAGAGGGTtattgaaaaacatgaaattaatgaCTTAGGGtcataaacttaaaaaaaaaaaaaggagtagaAATCTTGGAATAATTAGGGACTTGTCAAACATATAAAATCCTTTTGCCATATTCTCATGGTACTTAGTAGTACCATGAGAAGTAAGGTTTTCCAGATATGGTCTGGTGTCTGGTGTCCATCCGACAAAGACTGTTTGtttagtcttgttttcttccactgtagCTTAATTTAAGTACCAGTAGGGAC
This genomic interval carries:
- the ptgs2b gene encoding prostaglandin G/H synthase 2, translating into MNRLTFAVFLLALGFLVCEGGNPCCSEPCQNRGVCTALGTDNYECDCTRTGYHGQNCTTPEFLTWIKMSLKPSPNTIHYLLTHFKGFWNIINNISFLRDAIMRYVLTSRSHMIDSPPTYNADYAYKNWEAYSNLSYYTRTLPPVPEDCPTPMGVVGKKELPDAKLLAEKLLMRRQFIPDPQGTSLMFAFFAQHFTHQFFKSDMKKGPAFTLAKGHGVDLNHIYGDNLERQHKLRLFKDGKLKHQILDGEMYPPTVKEVGVDMHYPPHVPDSHRFAVGHEAFGLVPGLMMYATIWLREHNRVCDVLKEVHPDWDDERLFQTTRLILIGETIKIVIEDYVQHLSGYHFKLKFDPELLFNQRFQYQNRIASEFNTLYHWHPLMPDTFHIEEKDYNYKQFVFNTSVVTEHGIGNLVESFTNQIAGRVAGGRNVPGPIMYVAIKSIENSRQMRYQSLNAYRKRFNMKPYSSFEDMTGEKEMAALLEEMYGHVDAVELYPGLLVEKPRANAIFGETMVEMGAPFSLKGLMGNPICSPEYWKPSTFGGNAGFDIINTASLQTLVCNNVRGPCPVASFHVPNIKETGSMIINSSTSHSGGSDINPTVILKERTTEL